A part of Gossypium hirsutum isolate 1008001.06 chromosome A07, Gossypium_hirsutum_v2.1, whole genome shotgun sequence genomic DNA contains:
- the LOC107955286 gene encoding UDP-N-acetylenolpyruvoylglucosamine reductase, with amino-acid sequence MEINFPFSTSPQNPSLMLPTPPTFTKMASMAFPVVQSPRNSTPIFSSNKEQTQNWNALKFVRGKKLLKDLSTWGIGGPCNYFVQVFHQTHLLSAIRYCREFSIPCVVIGKGSNCLFDDLGFDGCVILNQIDFLERMEPGVYRAGSGFRFNHLGSLSCNEGFTGLEFAAGIPGTVGGATYMNAGANGQETANVIESIDIVTTEGNFRTLNRIDLTFGYRSSSFQDMDNLAAIVAVTFRLEHSGSAKKRQQELLKRRRATQPVNERSAGSVFRNPVNLGVSAAELIDKAGLKGCSIGGAMVSNIHANFLVNNGASTSQDMLNLIALVKDKVHSKFGVELEEEVLYFHPYWNYAKWER; translated from the exons ATGGAAATAAATTTCCCGTTCTCAACTTCCCCACAAAATCCCTCACTCATGCTCCCAACTCCTCCAACCTTCACTAAAATGGCGTCCATGGCCTTCCCTGTTGTTCAATCTCCTAGAAACTCAACCCCCATTTTTTCCAGTAACAAAGAGCAAACCCAGAATTGGAATGCCTTGAAATTCGTCAGAGGCAAGAAACTCTTGAAGGATCTTAGCACTTGGGGCATTGGTGGCCCTTGCAATTACTTTGTTCAAGTCTTTCACCAAACCCATCTGCTTTCTGCCATCAG ATATTGTCGTGAGTTTTCCATTCCATGCGTTGTGATTGGCAAAGGCTCAAATTGTCTGTTTGATGATCTGGGTTTTGATGGTTGTGTGATTCTAAATCAGATTGACTTCTTAGAGAGGATGGAACCTGGAGTTTATAGGGCTGGTAGTGGTTTTCGATTTAATCACTTGGGAAGTCTGAGTTGTAATGAAGGATTTACAGGTCTTGAGTTTGCAGCAGGCATTCCTGGGACTGTAGGAGGTGCAACTTACATGAATGCTGGAGCAAATGGTCAG GAGACTGCCAATGTTATTGAAAGCATAGACATTGTTACAACTGAAGGAAATTTTCGGACACTGAACAGAATTGATCTCACTTTCGGCTACCGATCATCATCGTTTCAAGACATGGACAACTTGGCAGCAATCGTGGCCGTTACGTTCCGGTTAGAGCACTCAGGGTCAGCTAAGAAAAGGCAGCAAGAGCTTTTGAAGAG GAGAAGAGCAACTCAACCAGTAAATGAACGCAGCGCTGGGTCGGTGTTTCGAAATCCGGTGAATTTGGGTGTTTCAGCAGCTGAGTTGATTGATAAAGCTGGATTGAAAGGGTGTAGCATAGGAGGAGCAATGGTTTCCAATATCCATGCCAATTTCTTAGTAAATAATGGTGCCTCCACTTCTCAAGACATGCTCAATCTCATTGCTTTGGTGAAGGATAAGGTTCACAGCAAGTTTGGAGTTGAACTTGAGGAGGAAGTACTCTACTTTCACCCCTACTGGAATTATGCCAAATGGGAAAGGTAA